Genomic DNA from Paenibacillus borealis:
CTTCTCTGGTTGTTACTTGGACGTTTCTTGCAAGGAGCAGCAACAGGTGTAATATTAATGATTATGCTGCCTATGCTGGTTCTTTCTTTCCCTATGGAAAAACGAAATTATTCATTACTCACCCTTATAGGCGGATTTTTCGGGTTTGCGGTTACAGGAATGTTCTTGGGCGCTGCCGCCGTCCATCTCAATGAGTGGCGCTGGATCTTTTATGTATCCGGGGCAATAGCCGTAATAGCTTTGATTCTTTGCCATTTTACGTTGAAAGATGAACATCCCCCTCATCCGGAGGTGAAAATTTCGCAGGATAGAGCCGGATTAGCACTTTTAGCTTTTGTCTCCGTTACAATTCTGGTTACAGTGAATAATCTCGACAAATGGGCGGGGATGGCGCTTGACGATTGGATATTTGCGGGGGGAATCCTTATAACGATCATTATTATAGGGTTCGCGGAGCGGACAGCTGAGCATCCTCTTTTATCTTTTAAAATGATTATAGAACCCAAACCACTGCTGGGGATGCTGATCACTATTTGCAGCAATGTTGTAATGGTGTGCAGCCTGTTTACCGTGCAGAGCCAGCTAAGAAACCTGTACCGGATTTCTTCCGGACAGCACATGCTGCTATTCCTGTTTCCCCTGATAGGGGTAATTATCGCGGCAGTTGTATGCACTCTTTTCTATGATAAAATAGGTCCGGGGCTCCTTGGCGTTATAGGCGCTCTGGTTATGGTGACCGTCAGCATTCAGTGGCTGTTCTTAAATGAGTCCCATTCCTTGTTATTCATGCCTTACAATCTAATCCTTATGACAGCAGGGATTGGAATAGCGGTCGGAGCCGGTCTTATGGGCGCTGCCTTAGGAGGCCCGCTTACTCATCTGGTTGAGAGAATGACAACTGTCCAATTCATCAGATTCTATTTAAATCCGGCAATAAGCGTTCTTATTGCTAAAGCATCACTGAATTATACGCATTATTACGTGACTGCTCTTATAGGAAGCATCGTCGTATTATGTTTATCGCTTGGCGTGCATGGTACAGGGAAAGGTCATAAGCTGGCACATAAACCTCACATTAAAGAACAAATATTACGAATTTAACGAAAGGAAACTTCAATTCATAGAAGAGGGAGTCATTGTATGATAATGGAAGAGCCAAAGGGTCATGGTATACAGTCTCTTGAACTGGGATTAGATATCCTAAAAAAAATCGCTGGTGTAGGAAAACCCCTTACGGTTACAGAAATATCGTCACTGTGCGGCATTTCCAAGAGTAAATTGCACCGCTATCTTACAAGCTTCTCCCGAAGCGGAATTCTGCAGAAAAATGCGGATCTGAAATATACTTTGGGTATCGACTTAATTCTTCTGGGTATTAAAGCCTCCGAGCAGTTTGATATTCAAAGCATCTGTCATCCCTATCTTATTCAACTAAAAGAATATCTCAATGAAACTGCAGCACTTGCCATTTGGGGAGAACACGGGCCATTCTTCATTCAATGGGAAGCAGGCAACCGGGCAGTTAATCTGGGAATTAAGACAGGTTCACAGGTGAGTGTAACTGAAAGTGCTCCCGGCAAGCTATTTGCTGCTTATCTGCCCGCGGAGAGAACGCAACATCTTATCGATCGTGAGTTAAGTGAACGCGGCATTGGAATGGACTCGTTAACCGATGAGATTATGGATATCCGGCAAAAAGGATACTGTGTATCTACTGACTCCGTGGTCCCTGGCATCACGGCTGTTAGTTGTCCTGCGCTAGACATTAACGGCAATATAGCCGCCGCTCTAACAGTCGTATTCATGACGGGTGCATTAGATACATCAGCAACTTCAGAGTTTATACAATTGCTACAGCAAAAAGGTTCGGAATTGTCCAGAGCATTAGGATATACACTCAAATAAAAGCAGTCCATTACTTATCAGCCGCACTTTCCGCAATTACTGCAGCCGTTACAAATCAGCTTACTGCTGCACGTAGAACAATGCGGCCGGTATTTTGGCACATAGCGCTCATTCTCATCAATCATTTGACCAAAACTGTCGGTCAGCAAAAATTCGATGGATTTACCCACATAGTTCATGCCCGACTTGTAAGCCATCTGGCTTTGAACTCTTTTACTAGGCATGTGGTATACCGTCTCTTCCCCACCAGTCGATTTACTTGCTTTACGAGGATTCCCATACTATGATAATGATGCAATATCCATTTTTAAAGCATACATTCATTTTATTATGTAAGACTCATTTTGTAACTATTGGAGGATAAACCTATGCTGACTAAAGATGAAATGCCCTTTTGCCCGGTTGCTGTTACAGTAGGATTAATTGGAAACAAGTGGAAACTTCTGATCATGAGAAATCTTTTGGCGAGGCCCAACCGTTTCACTGAACTGCGGAATACCATTCCCGGCATCAGCCAGAAGGTGCTGACGGATAATCTCCGCTCCATGGAACAAGACGGGATTATCGTGAGAACGGTATTTGCTGAAGTCCCTCCGCGGGTCGAATATTCTTTAAGTGAAATAGGGAATACGATGCGGCCCATCATCGCTGCAATGGAGCAATGGGGCAATGGATATCAAGAAACATATAAGGATAATCAGGCAGCAGCATTGGCTGAAGAAATACCTGCGGATTAGAATACGTTGGCATACTCCAGGTAATCTTCAGCGCTAAACACGTTAAATATAATTTTATCGAAACGCTTCGGATTCCGGACAAGCCATTCATCTACGGTCTTAACCGCAATCCGGGCAGCTTCAGGCTTAGGAAATCCGAAAACACCTGTTGAAATTGCGCAGAAGGCGACTGTGCGGATTTCAGTAACTTCATTCGCCAGCTCCAGGCAAGACCGGTAACAGGAAGCCAGCTGCAGCCTGTGAAGCTCTTGTACAGCACTCCCCTCCCGCACGATGGGTCCGACGGTATGAAGCACATAAGCCGAAGGCAGATGATATCCCCTTGTTATTTTAGCTTCACCTGTACTTTCATCTGCACCTTGCAGGGACATTATCGTATTACAGTCTTCCCGGAGCCGGGGACCGGCCGCGGAATGGATGGCATTATCGATGCAGGCGTGCCAAGGCTGGAAGCAGCCCAGCATATATTTATTGGCCGCATTTACGATTGCATCCGCGTCTAAGCAGGTGATGTCACCTTGCCACAGAATCAATTTCTCTGCTGATAGAAAAGGGGTATCAGGAAACTGGGCTAATACCGATTCAAGCTCTTCGGCCTGAATAATACTTCGTTCCTGTAGCTCGGCTTGCAGTAGTGAATCGAGCATCTCCTGATATGGAGCTGCAATGGCTTGCGGTTTCCTGACATTTAATAGTCCCCGCAGCAGGTTTCGCTTATCTGTATAAGGTATAGGAATCTCTGAAAGGCCGGCCTGGTCACTTTCCTGCAGGAATACAGTAAGCAACTCATCTACAAGCTCATTTTTATGTTTCGGAGAGCTAAGTGTTGGCTTGAATTTCTCTTTCAGGCGAATAGCTGAAGCATAGTCTTGCAGCTGCAATTTGGGCATATTATCCCCACCTCACTCCATTAAGTCCCGTACAATCTCCCGCATGTCTTCAGTAAAAGCAATGGTCTTGAACTTATTTTCGGGCGCACCTTCAGGGTGTTCCAGATTGAAACGGATTAAGGCCGCATTGTCATTGTTATACGTCATTCTTTCAAACGGATACCGGATAATACCCGGTGTATTGAAACCTACACCAAGCTCAGCGTAAACGATTCTCCCTTTGTCTGACTTGCTGAGAAATTGGGTGTACCGCCGATCGGCCTCATACCAGTTCTCATCCTGTACAAAGTACCCGTTTTTCCTCAGATTCACATCCATCTTCCCGCCGCACACAGGACATTTGGGCACAAGCTCAGTAGGGATACGGCAATCCCTTGTATGTTCAATCATTTCTTTAACAAGCGATTCATTATAATAAAGGGTATCATGACAGCCTTTTTCACACTGGAGGTAACTGTAATCCCCTTGAATTTCAAAGACCTTATCTTCCGGAAACCCAGCTTTAACAAACTGGCTTTCCACATTCGTTGAGATTACAAAGTACTCCTTTTCTTTTACCAGCTGAAATAAATCTTCATACAGCGAGGTAGCCCCTATTTCAAAGCGGTTGACGCTGATATGCTTGGCCCAATACGCCCAGTTCTCTTCCTCCGTCTTGAAGGGATAGAAGCTGGAAGTATATAAGTCGGTGAAGCCATACTTATTGATAAATGGCTCAAAGTGCTCCGTAAATCTTTTGCCGCTATACGTAATTCCGGCAGCAGCCGATAAGCCCGCTCCACCGCCTAATAATACATATTCGGCTCCTTCAAGCGCTCTTTTGGCCCGTTCCAGACGTTTCTTATAACTACTACGCACGGTCGTCCCACCTTTACTCAGAGCTGTTATTCACGATTACAATTTTACCGTTTGCCGTGTTGCTCTCCATCAGGAGGTGCGCCTCATGAATCCGCTCGAGCGGAAGCACTTTGGTAATAGGGACCTTGAGCTCATATTTCTCCATATGCTGAAAAAGATCAGAAAGCAAGTCACTCTTAACAGGTGTGCTTGTGAATGAGGTCAGGTACACGTTAGTCGGAACATCCACCATTGGCTCAAATCCGCTCATGACCCATTCCCCTGCTAGAATCCCCGTGACACATACAACGCCGTATTCAGCGGCCAAGCTAAGAGAATGCTTCAGCGTAACTGTTCCCACCAGCTCCAGTATTTTATTTGCACCACTTGGGGCAATCGCAAACAGCTTCTCCCTCAAGCTGTCGTCGTCCAGCAGAATATGATCCGCTCCAGACTGCCTAAGCAGCTCGAACTTGTCCGGATTTCTGGTCGTTGAGATCACTCTTGCGCCTATACTCTTGGCAAGCTGCAAGGCTGCGAGTCCTACCGAACTCGTGCCCCCGCGAATCAGCAGTGTCTCTCCATGGGTTAATTTTAGCGTATCAAATAAGGAAGCATAAGCTGTGTAGTACATTTCAGGAATGGCAGCCAGCTCTGCCCAGTCCAGCTGAATGTCGACCGGATACACCTGGTCAGACGGAATAAGTGCATACTCTGCATAGCTGCCGTCAAAATCCCGTCCAAGCCCGCCCATTAAGGAGACAACGCGTTGACCTTTGACCCAACTGCTATCTGATGGATCTTCCACTTCGCCGACACATTCAATCCCGATAATCCGCGGCAACTGAACGGAAGGAGAATGTCCCTGTCTTGTAAAAATTTCTGAACGGTTGATGCCAAAAGCCTTAATTTTAACCAGCACCCAGCCTGGTTTCACTTCGGGTAAGGGGACGTCCCTTACCTTTAGCTCCTGAGGTTCGCAGGGGTGCTCCAATACTACTGCTTTCATGCTGCAGCTCTCCTTCTAGATGCTTTTTTCTATCCGAATAAATAGGGCATTTACGCCAACCGCCATACCGGCGGAGAGTACGCTCCCCCATACGATTTTGTACACATTCATGGTACGCAGTCCGTCAAACAGGATATCGCCAAGCCCGCCCGCATTGATAAATGCAGCGATTGTAGCCATACCTATCGTAGACACTACCGCAAGCCGGATTCCGGTAAAAAGGGCTCTGACCGATAACGGCAGCCGGATCCGGTACAACACCTGCAGGTTACTCATGCCAATCCCGGTAGCCGCTTCAATGATAGCCGGATCAACCCCGTTCAGACCTGCAAT
This window encodes:
- a CDS encoding Sir2 silent information regulator family NAD-dependent deacetylase, with amino-acid sequence MRSSYKKRLERAKRALEGAEYVLLGGGAGLSAAAGITYSGKRFTEHFEPFINKYGFTDLYTSSFYPFKTEEENWAYWAKHISVNRFEIGATSLYEDLFQLVKEKEYFVISTNVESQFVKAGFPEDKVFEIQGDYSYLQCEKGCHDTLYYNESLVKEMIEHTRDCRIPTELVPKCPVCGGKMDVNLRKNGYFVQDENWYEADRRYTQFLSKSDKGRIVYAELGVGFNTPGIIRYPFERMTYNNDNAALIRFNLEHPEGAPENKFKTIAFTEDMREIVRDLME
- a CDS encoding IclR family transcriptional regulator, with amino-acid sequence MIMEEPKGHGIQSLELGLDILKKIAGVGKPLTVTEISSLCGISKSKLHRYLTSFSRSGILQKNADLKYTLGIDLILLGIKASEQFDIQSICHPYLIQLKEYLNETAALAIWGEHGPFFIQWEAGNRAVNLGIKTGSQVSVTESAPGKLFAAYLPAERTQHLIDRELSERGIGMDSLTDEIMDIRQKGYCVSTDSVVPGITAVSCPALDINGNIAAALTVVFMTGALDTSATSEFIQLLQQKGSELSRALGYTLK
- a CDS encoding MFS transporter; this encodes MILSRRTTHRNLKIPKHWRVSILAVLAVGPGLMMNSALPFFQSLVQLSFGVPPHSLFSPGIIGLTALALCIPLGPVLRHKLGARRTYQIAMALFVLGSLLAAVSPVLLWLLLGRFLQGAATGVILMIMLPMLVLSFPMEKRNYSLLTLIGGFFGFAVTGMFLGAAAVHLNEWRWIFYVSGAIAVIALILCHFTLKDEHPPHPEVKISQDRAGLALLAFVSVTILVTVNNLDKWAGMALDDWIFAGGILITIIIIGFAERTAEHPLLSFKMIIEPKPLLGMLITICSNVVMVCSLFTVQSQLRNLYRISSGQHMLLFLFPLIGVIIAAVVCTLFYDKIGPGLLGVIGALVMVTVSIQWLFLNESHSLLFMPYNLILMTAGIGIAVGAGLMGAALGGPLTHLVERMTTVQFIRFYLNPAISVLIAKASLNYTHYYVTALIGSIVVLCLSLGVHGTGKGHKLAHKPHIKEQILRI
- a CDS encoding zinc-binding alcohol dehydrogenase family protein gives rise to the protein MKAVVLEHPCEPQELKVRDVPLPEVKPGWVLVKIKAFGINRSEIFTRQGHSPSVQLPRIIGIECVGEVEDPSDSSWVKGQRVVSLMGGLGRDFDGSYAEYALIPSDQVYPVDIQLDWAELAAIPEMYYTAYASLFDTLKLTHGETLLIRGGTSSVGLAALQLAKSIGARVISTTRNPDKFELLRQSGADHILLDDDSLREKLFAIAPSGANKILELVGTVTLKHSLSLAAEYGVVCVTGILAGEWVMSGFEPMVDVPTNVYLTSFTSTPVKSDLLSDLFQHMEKYELKVPITKVLPLERIHEAHLLMESNTANGKIVIVNNSSE
- a CDS encoding winged helix-turn-helix transcriptional regulator; protein product: MLTKDEMPFCPVAVTVGLIGNKWKLLIMRNLLARPNRFTELRNTIPGISQKVLTDNLRSMEQDGIIVRTVFAEVPPRVEYSLSEIGNTMRPIIAAMEQWGNGYQETYKDNQAAALAEEIPAD
- a CDS encoding protein-ADP-ribose hydrolase; the protein is MPKLQLQDYASAIRLKEKFKPTLSSPKHKNELVDELLTVFLQESDQAGLSEIPIPYTDKRNLLRGLLNVRKPQAIAAPYQEMLDSLLQAELQERSIIQAEELESVLAQFPDTPFLSAEKLILWQGDITCLDADAIVNAANKYMLGCFQPWHACIDNAIHSAAGPRLREDCNTIMSLQGADESTGEAKITRGYHLPSAYVLHTVGPIVREGSAVQELHRLQLASCYRSCLELANEVTEIRTVAFCAISTGVFGFPKPEAARIAVKTVDEWLVRNPKRFDKIIFNVFSAEDYLEYANVF
- a CDS encoding ABC transporter permease — its product is MIEYITGHPDKWGTALLEHLEIVGITLLVSLLLASVLTFLSMTSITLSKVLVYLFSVIYSIPSVALFAMMIPVTGLGMTTAITVLVVYNQYLLLRNFIAGLNGVDPAIIEAATGIGMSNLQVLYRIRLPLSVRALFTGIRLAVVSTIGMATIAAFINAGGLGDILFDGLRTMNVYKIVWGSVLSAGMAVGVNALFIRIEKSI